The sequence TTAATATCGCAAATCGTGAGATGGATCTTTCAGAAAATTATGATTACATAGTTACAAATGACAGTATAGATCGCGCTGCTCAGGAAATAAGAAGGATTATTCTCAAAGAACAGGCTCGGTTAAACAGACCGTACTAGGATCGGCATACTTAGTTTAATATTGAAAAAAGCAGCCCAAAATTAATATATTAGGTGATTAGTTATGACAATCATTCTAGACATTTTTCTAATTGCATCAATACTGATTTGCTGCTTTTCAGCTATGAAAAAAGGATTTATTAAATCTCTTTTGGAACTTGTGGGCGGTTTTGCCGGTTTTATATTTGCACTTATTTTTGCGGGTTCTTTAGGGAATATTATTAGCGAACGTTGGATTGGACCTTTTTTTGATAAAAACATGACATCATATGTTTCTAATCTCTTTGAAAAGTCAAATGCTGTAAATGGCGAAACAGGATCTGGATTTAATTCATTATTAAAAACTTTTGGATTATCGCTTGATAAGATTCGCAGCACAGTTATTGGGAATACCATTGATAAAGCTGGAGATAAATCAGTTAATTTTGTATCTGCAACTGCCGCACAAAAAGTAAGTTATATTGTGGCTTTTATTTTGATTTTTATTGGCGTGACTATTGCTTGCGCTATTCTTGCTAGGGTTTTGGGTGTAATATTTAAACTTCCTGTTCTTCATCAATTTGACAGCTTGTTAGGCCTTGCTGTCGGTATCATAAGTGCTTTAATTTTTGGCTGGGTTTTCAGCGCTGCGGTATATTATATTTTGCCAATGTTAGGAGATACGAATTTTTTAGGTATTAGCACCTCATCTTATGGAAGCACATTTTTATTCAAATATTTTCTTGATACCAATCCGCTGATTGCGTTACTTGGGTAAAGTGGGGGAAACAAATGAACATACCTAACTCGCTGTCGGTTTTTCGGCTAATGCTGATCCCGACGTTTGTTATCGTATTTTTTATGCCGCAAAGCAACAGTTATTTAATTGCAGGTTTTATTTTCTTGCTTTCCGGCATCACTGATTTTTTAGATGGATATATTGCCAGAAAATTTGGATTAATAACCGATCTGGGCAAAGTTCTTGACCCTCTTGCTGATAAATTGACTCAGTTTACTGTATTTTATTGTCTTTGGATGAAAAATATTATTCCGCTTTGGGCAGTTTGTATTTATATTGTAAAAGAAGTGGTTATGCTAGTTGGTGGTACAAGCATCTATAATAAAAATAAAATTGTTGTAGCTTCAAAATGGTATGGAAAAGTGGCTACTGCATTATTTTATGCAGGAGTTATGGTTGTCTTGCTT comes from Bacillota bacterium and encodes:
- a CDS encoding CvpA family protein produces the protein MTIILDIFLIASILICCFSAMKKGFIKSLLELVGGFAGFIFALIFAGSLGNIISERWIGPFFDKNMTSYVSNLFEKSNAVNGETGSGFNSLLKTFGLSLDKIRSTVIGNTIDKAGDKSVNFVSATAAQKVSYIVAFILIFIGVTIACAILARVLGVIFKLPVLHQFDSLLGLAVGIISALIFGWVFSAAVYYILPMLGDTNFLGISTSSYGSTFLFKYFLDTNPLIALLG
- the pgsA gene encoding CDP-diacylglycerol--glycerol-3-phosphate 3-phosphatidyltransferase; this translates as MNIPNSLSVFRLMLIPTFVIVFFMPQSNSYLIAGFIFLLSGITDFLDGYIARKFGLITDLGKVLDPLADKLTQFTVFYCLWMKNIIPLWAVCIYIVKEVVMLVGGTSIYNKNKIVVASKWYGKVATALFYAGVMVVLLFDLSADIKRYIIFGALAATVFAFLMYIITYFKLITTKNKSQKT